The sequence below is a genomic window from Serratia nevei.
CCGTGAATCCTCAGGAGCCGCTGCTCAGCGTTATCGTGCCGTTTTATAATAATGAAGCGTTCGTTATCGCTGCGCTGGATTCGTTATTTGCGCAGATTAGCGACGATATCGAGGTGGTGATCATCGACGATGGCTCCACCGACGCCTCCGGTGCGCAGGTCAACCAATATCTGGCGCAGCGGCGGCACCCGCGCGTGGTCTTTACTTCACAGGCCAACGGCGGCATTGCGCACGCCCGCAATGTCGGCTTACGGCTGGCCACCGGCCGCTATCTCACCTTCCTCGACGGCGACGATCTGCTGAGCGACGACTATCTGGCAATCCTGCGGCCCCTGCTTACCACCGGTGAATATGACCTGATCGACTTTAATTATCAGAAGTTCACCGAACAACCGCCGACGCCGGATAACCGCGCGACTCAGCCCGTAACCTACGACTTTTCACAGTTGGGGCTCGGCTGCCTGCAACCGCTGTTCGCACGCTCGATGTGGCATCTCTGGAGCCGCGTGTATAAACGTTCGCTGCTGGAAGGGGAAACGTTCGAAGACGGCAGGCGCTATGAAGACGTGATTTTCACGCCTTTTCAGTATTTCAAAACCCGCCGCATCGCCCATCTGGACTGCGAGCTCTATTTCTATCGGGATAACAGCCAAGGCATCACTCGCAATATCAAACCCAAAGATATTGAAGATCTGCTGTTCGCCATGGAGAAGATGCTGCGTTTTGTGGCGCAGCATCCCGGGGATGAGCCGCTGCGCCGGTTGGCCGCCCTGATGCTGGCCAACTGCTTTTCCGAGGTGAAAAGCATGTCGAAGGCGGTGTACGGCTATTATCATTACGCGCCGGCAACGCTGCACACCCTGCGCCGCGCCGCCGATATCTGCCGCAACAGCGACGTGCCGGGCAAAAAAGTCCGCCAGATGCGCTATGCGCGAGTGGATACCTTTCTTTCGAAGCTGCGCGGGCGCAAGCCGCACTAACCGCATCGGCCGGGCGGCCGATGCGTCGTCGCTCCCTCAGCGCGCTAAAGGCACGTGCGCGACCAGCTCATCATAAATCCGCTGCGGCTGGATGACCCCCATCGGGTTTTCCGCCTCCAGCGGCATCGTATAGCCGGTACGCGACACCTGAATGATGCGGTGCAGTTCAGCATCCTGAATCGGGCCGGTGGAGCGTGAGTCGGCGGTCACGAACAGGCTGATGGTTTTCACCTTCAACGCCACCGCCAGATGCAGCGGCCCGGTATCGCCGGTGACCAGAACATGGAAACTGTCGATCAACGTCAGCAAGCCTTGCAGCCCCGTTTTACCGATCTGGTTATCCACGCAGGCCTGCGTTTGCGGGCCGATCAGGCTCATAAACTGTTTGGCCTTGCCGTCGTCGAACGGTGCGCCAATCAGCACGATGCGCACATTGGGGTGCTTCGCCACCAGCTCATCGGCCAGCCGCGCATAGTGCGAAACCGGCCAGCAACGCGATTCTGTTGACGCCCCCAGCTGAAAACCGATGGTGGGATGCTCGCTGCTTTTGACGCCGCGCTGATAATCCACGGGAATTTCCATCGTCGGATCGTCGCTGCGGCAGCCTAAGATGGAAATCAGCTCCAGTTTGCGGCGTACAAAGTGGCCGTAATAATGGAAGATATAGTTGGTCAGCCAAGGCTCCAGCCCGCAAATGCCCGAGCTGTAGTTATCCCTGATAATGTACTTCGCCCCGGCCAGTACGGCGCTGATGATGTCATAAGGCAGGTGGGAGTGCAGAATCAGCGCCAAATCCGGCTGATGTTCGCGCAACGATTTCAGCAATGGGCGTATCGTCTTGATCTTGCTGTCCCAATACACCACGCGATCGTAATAACGGCCGTTTTCCACCAGCTCGCGGTTTTTCTTGTGCACCACCAGCGTGATGTGCGCATTGGGGTAGCGTTCCCTCATCGCCCTCAATGCCGGCGTGTTGAACATGAAGTCGCCCAACGCCGTGGTGGAATAGATAACGATATTGTCAAACTGCTGGGCGCCGTCGAACGTCGCCTTATCCTGAAAACGGCCGTACTTCGCCGTATAGCGCCGCAAGAACCAGTCGGCAACCTTGATTTTCCATTTCTTCGACATGTGCGTGCTTAGTTCGCTTTAAGTTGATAATACTCGGCCAGCGTCATGCCCACCGTACGCTGCTGCAGCCAGTCAAACAGCTGCTCCAGATCGCGGTACAGCCCTTCGATATCCTGCTCGGTTTTGAACGTCGGGCTGCCGCCCGGCATAAATTCGGAGGAGTGCAGCATAAATTCGACGTAGTCATGCCCCTGCGCCAGCGACGCCTCAGCCACGCTTATCATCTTGGCCACGTTGCCGCCACTCGGCCGCAGCCAGTTGACGGACGGCGAACGCCGCTTGCCGCGCAGCCGGTCATAACCTTGCTTGAACGCGTTCATCAGCGCCGAGTGCTTGTACTGAATGCTCATCGGCACTTCCAACAGCGGCGAAGCGCCCGGTTTGGCAATGTTCTGCGGATCGATAAAATAAGCCTGCGACGGGAACCGGGTGTAATCGGTGCCGCCGTTGCCCTGCGGATTGCCCGGCGAAAACTGCCAGTTGACCCGCGGCGTCACCGAACAGTCCACCTGATAGCCGTATTCCAGCAGCAGCGAGGCATAATATTCGTTGAACGCCCAGCGGCCGGCGCGATGGCTGAGCATTTTGGTCTGGAAGGCATCTTCCAGCAGCTTGGTCATGTGATCGACCTTGGCGCGGATCTGATCGGCGGGATACTCGATCAAATAAGGCTTGTGGCGCCAGTCGTCGTCGGTGAGCGGCGTCAGCGGCGGGCTGTTCCAGGCGTGCAGGTGCATGCCCACTTCTCCCGCGCCGCGGGCGATCACGTCGCGCGCGAACTCGACGTAAGCCGGATCCATCGCCATTTCATAGTTGGTGAGATAAACCGGTTTGAAGGCGTATTTTTCGCACAATGCCTGAAAGCGCGGCAAGAAACGCGTGTTTTCGGTCGCGATGCGATCGTGGTTTTGCCACAGATTATCGCCTTCGGTATCAATGGTGATGAGAAACGCCGGTTTAGTCATGAATATCGAGCCTGATATCAACAGAATGCACTATGTTACGCAGGCCGTTTCGCCAGGGCAAACGACTTTGCTGCCTGGTTTGGACAACGTTGAAGCGCATTCGTCCCCGGCCCGACGATTTTTTTGCGGCCCGGCAAGAAAACCTTGCAACAGTAGCCACATGCGATCGGGTCATTTAGAATCAAAGATTGGTTTCCCAGAAAGCGACTCATGATGAACGACGCGCCAGCCCCAACTTCCGCCCCATCCGTACAGCGTATTTTGATCATAAAACTGCGCCATCACGGCGATATGCTGCTGGTCACGCCGGTCATCAGCAGCCTGCGGCAAAACTACCCGCAGGCGCAGATCGATGTGCTGCTGTATCAGGAAACGCAGGAGATGCTGGCCAGCAATCCGGAACTGTCGACGCTGTTCGCCATCGACCGCCAATGGAAAAAACAGGGCACCCGCGCGCATCTGGGGCACGAGCTGGCGCTGCTGCGCCGCCTGAAGGCGCAGCGCTACGATCTGGTGGTCAACCTGGCCGATCAGTGGCGCAGCGCCATTATCACGCGCCTGACCGGCGCGCGCATCCGTCTGGGCTTCGATTTCCCCAAACGCCGCGGCTTCCTGTGGCGCCACTGCCACACGCAGCTGGTGCCGGTCGACAATCACGCCCACCTGCATACCGTCGAACAAAATCTCTCGCTGCTGGCGCCGCTGAACCTGCCCGCGCTCAGTGATCATGTGACCATGAGTTACGATCCGCAGGATTGGCAGGCCTGTGAGCAACGGTTGCAGAAACAGGGCGTCGCCGGCAGTTATATTGTGGTGCAGCCCACCTCGCGCTGGTTCTTCAAATGCTGGAGCGAAGAGAAAATGGCCGCCACCCTCGCCGCCTTGCAGGCCGATGGCCATCAGTTGGTGATCACCTCCGGCCCCGACGCCAGAGAACAAGCCATGGTAGAACGCATTTTGGCGCTCTGCCCGCCGCAGGGCGTGATCTCGTTGGCCGGCCAGCTGACGCTGCGCCAGCTGGCCGCCCTGATCGACCACGCCAAGCTGTTTATCGGCGTGGATTCGGTGCCGATGCACATGGCCGCCGCGCTGCAAACGCCGTGTGTGGCGCTGTTCGGCCCTTCCAAGCTGACTTTCTGGCGGCCATGGCAGGCTACCGGCGCCGTGATCTGGGCCGGCGACTTCGGCGAACTGCCCGATCCGGACGCCATTGATACCGGCACCGACGAACGGTATCTCGACCTTATTCCTACAGACGCGGTGATTGCAGCCGCGCGGAGCACGCTGGCATGAAAGCATTTCGTTTGGCGATCGTTCGCCAAAAATACCGCCCGGACGGCGGGGCCGAACGTTTCGTTTCCCGCGCCCTGGAGGCGCTGGAGCAACAGGATCTCGATCTGAACGTCATCACCCGCGAATGGCAGGGTGACGCCAATCCCAACTGGCATATCCACCTGTGCAACCCGTTAAAACTCGGCCGCATCAGCCGCGAGCGAGGCTTCGCCGTGGCAGCCAGGGCGCTGTGGCAGAAAGAGCGTTTCGATCTGGTGCAAAGCCACGAGCGCATTCCCGGCTGCGACATCTACCGCGCCGGCGACGGCGTACACCGCCGCTGGTTGCTGCAACGCGCGCGTCTGCTGCCGGAATGGCGCCGCAAATGGCTGTTCTCCAATCGCTATCACCGCTATGTGATGTGCGCCGAACGCGCCATGTACGCCGCGCCGGAGCTGAAAGCCGTCATCTGCAACGCCGAGATGATCAAGCAGGAAATCATCGCCGACTTTGGCGTGCCTGCCGACAAAATCACGGTGATCTATAACGCCATCGACAATCAAAAATTCCCGCCCGCCGACGAGGCCCAGCGCCAACGTCTGCGCGAGCAGTATCAGATCCCACAACGGGCGCAC
It includes:
- a CDS encoding glycosyltransferase family 4 protein, which encodes MKAFRLAIVRQKYRPDGGAERFVSRALEALEQQDLDLNVITREWQGDANPNWHIHLCNPLKLGRISRERGFAVAARALWQKERFDLVQSHERIPGCDIYRAGDGVHRRWLLQRARLLPEWRRKWLFSNRYHRYVMCAERAMYAAPELKAVICNAEMIKQEIIADFGVPADKITVIYNAIDNQKFPPADEAQRQRLREQYQIPQRAHCLIFVGSGFERKGLAAAIRAVAATDSHLLVVGKDKAEKRYRALAQSQGCGEQVHFMGVQKQTLPFYQAADALLLPTLYDPFPNVILEAMSCGLPVITSTTCGGAEFITPGQNGFVTDALDVPAITEAIRALPRQALGSSMGEAARLRIMTATPAHLSEQLISLYNRLLD
- a CDS encoding glycosyltransferase, with the protein product MNPQEPLLSVIVPFYNNEAFVIAALDSLFAQISDDIEVVIIDDGSTDASGAQVNQYLAQRRHPRVVFTSQANGGIAHARNVGLRLATGRYLTFLDGDDLLSDDYLAILRPLLTTGEYDLIDFNYQKFTEQPPTPDNRATQPVTYDFSQLGLGCLQPLFARSMWHLWSRVYKRSLLEGETFEDGRRYEDVIFTPFQYFKTRRIAHLDCELYFYRDNSQGITRNIKPKDIEDLLFAMEKMLRFVAQHPGDEPLRRLAALMLANCFSEVKSMSKAVYGYYHYAPATLHTLRRAADICRNSDVPGKKVRQMRYARVDTFLSKLRGRKPH
- a CDS encoding polysaccharide deacetylase family protein, with the translated sequence MTKPAFLITIDTEGDNLWQNHDRIATENTRFLPRFQALCEKYAFKPVYLTNYEMAMDPAYVEFARDVIARGAGEVGMHLHAWNSPPLTPLTDDDWRHKPYLIEYPADQIRAKVDHMTKLLEDAFQTKMLSHRAGRWAFNEYYASLLLEYGYQVDCSVTPRVNWQFSPGNPQGNGGTDYTRFPSQAYFIDPQNIAKPGASPLLEVPMSIQYKHSALMNAFKQGYDRLRGKRRSPSVNWLRPSGGNVAKMISVAEASLAQGHDYVEFMLHSSEFMPGGSPTFKTEQDIEGLYRDLEQLFDWLQQRTVGMTLAEYYQLKAN
- a CDS encoding glycosyltransferase family 9 protein; its protein translation is MSKKWKIKVADWFLRRYTAKYGRFQDKATFDGAQQFDNIVIYSTTALGDFMFNTPALRAMRERYPNAHITLVVHKKNRELVENGRYYDRVVYWDSKIKTIRPLLKSLREHQPDLALILHSHLPYDIISAVLAGAKYIIRDNYSSGICGLEPWLTNYIFHYYGHFVRRKLELISILGCRSDDPTMEIPVDYQRGVKSSEHPTIGFQLGASTESRCWPVSHYARLADELVAKHPNVRIVLIGAPFDDGKAKQFMSLIGPQTQACVDNQIGKTGLQGLLTLIDSFHVLVTGDTGPLHLAVALKVKTISLFVTADSRSTGPIQDAELHRIIQVSRTGYTMPLEAENPMGVIQPQRIYDELVAHVPLAR
- the rfaQ gene encoding putative lipopolysaccharide heptosyltransferase III, with amino-acid sequence MMNDAPAPTSAPSVQRILIIKLRHHGDMLLVTPVISSLRQNYPQAQIDVLLYQETQEMLASNPELSTLFAIDRQWKKQGTRAHLGHELALLRRLKAQRYDLVVNLADQWRSAIITRLTGARIRLGFDFPKRRGFLWRHCHTQLVPVDNHAHLHTVEQNLSLLAPLNLPALSDHVTMSYDPQDWQACEQRLQKQGVAGSYIVVQPTSRWFFKCWSEEKMAATLAALQADGHQLVITSGPDAREQAMVERILALCPPQGVISLAGQLTLRQLAALIDHAKLFIGVDSVPMHMAAALQTPCVALFGPSKLTFWRPWQATGAVIWAGDFGELPDPDAIDTGTDERYLDLIPTDAVIAAARSTLA